From the Saccharobesus litoralis genome, one window contains:
- a CDS encoding protein phosphatase CheZ encodes MSSVTPYVDLDTAKQLVALLESGDIEQANAIVEESSKAASEELFAEVGKLTRQLHNSLQDFQLDSRIANLANEDIPDAQNRLAYVIEMTESAANRTMDAVEASIPVADQLNEHIKAVIPTWSKLMNRQISLEEFKELCYSVDDILKKADSDSDLLRSQLNDVLMAQDFQDLTGQVIRRVIDLVREVEENLVHLLTVFGTPVESQEEQAETISGLDESAEGPIVNAEERTDVVSGQDDVDDLLSSLGF; translated from the coding sequence TTGAGTTCAGTTACGCCTTATGTGGACTTAGACACCGCAAAACAGCTTGTTGCTCTATTGGAAAGTGGTGATATTGAGCAAGCTAATGCAATTGTTGAAGAAAGTTCGAAAGCAGCTTCTGAAGAGCTGTTTGCTGAAGTGGGTAAACTCACGCGCCAGCTACACAACTCCCTACAGGATTTTCAACTTGATTCTCGTATCGCTAATTTAGCCAACGAGGACATTCCTGATGCGCAAAATCGTTTGGCATACGTCATTGAAATGACTGAGTCGGCTGCAAACCGGACGATGGATGCAGTTGAAGCCAGTATCCCAGTTGCCGATCAATTAAACGAGCATATTAAAGCGGTTATTCCTACGTGGTCTAAACTCATGAACCGCCAAATCAGCTTGGAAGAATTTAAAGAGTTATGTTATTCGGTCGATGACATACTCAAAAAAGCGGATAGTGACTCTGATTTACTTCGCAGCCAATTAAATGATGTCTTGATGGCTCAAGATTTCCAAGATCTAACGGGTCAAGTTATACGACGCGTTATTGATTTGGTGCGCGAAGTAGAAGAAAACTTAGTTCATTTACTAACTGTATTCGGGACGCCTGTTGAATCACAAGAAGAACAAGCCGAGACGATATCAGGTCTGGATGAATCCGCAGAAGGGCCAATTGTCAACGCTGAAGAGCGCACTGATGTAGTATCTGGCCAAGATGATGTTGATGACTTGCTGTCAAGTTTAGGTTTCTAA
- a CDS encoding chemotaxis protein CheW, with product MSDERNLTSDPATGDDQVLQWVTFKLDEETYGINVMQVQEVLRYSEIAPVPGAPVYVLGIINLRGNVVTVIDTRSRFGLASAEVTDNTRIVIIEAEKQVIGILVDSVAEVVYLRASEIDTAPNVGTDESARFIQGVSNRDGELLILVDLNKLLSDEEWEELSVI from the coding sequence ATGAGCGATGAAAGAAATCTAACATCGGATCCAGCAACAGGCGATGACCAAGTCCTGCAATGGGTAACTTTTAAGCTAGACGAAGAAACTTACGGTATTAATGTAATGCAAGTACAAGAGGTACTGCGTTACTCAGAAATTGCCCCCGTCCCTGGTGCACCTGTGTACGTGCTTGGTATTATTAATTTACGAGGCAATGTCGTTACTGTAATCGATACGCGTTCTCGATTTGGTTTAGCGTCTGCTGAGGTTACTGATAATACTCGGATTGTCATCATCGAAGCGGAAAAGCAAGTCATCGGCATACTTGTCGACAGTGTTGCTGAAGTGGTTTATTTACGTGCGTCTGAAATCGACACAGCACCTAATGTTGGTACAGATGAGAGTGCCCGTTTTATTCAGGGTGTGAGTAACCGTGATGGTGAATTATTAATTTTAGTTGATTTAAACAAGTTGCTTAGCGATGAGGAATGGGAAGAGCTAAGTGTTATTTAA
- a CDS encoding RNA polymerase sigma factor FliA has translation MNKAAAYQTVDQKQVLVEQHAGLVKRIAHHMMARLPASVIVDDLIQSGMIGLLEAARNFDATKGASFETFAGIRIRGAMLDEIRRGDWAPRSVHKNSRMIADAIAQVEKETGRDARDSDVAEKLQVGLDEYHQMLNDVSSGKIIGIEDLGVTEDVLGGSEDADDEPYGEIEHGAFQDSLAAAIKTLPEREALTLSLYYDEELNLKEIGAVLNVSESRVSQIHSQAMHRLKGRMSSWQS, from the coding sequence GTGAACAAGGCTGCGGCATATCAAACGGTTGATCAAAAGCAAGTTTTAGTTGAGCAACATGCAGGTTTAGTTAAGAGAATTGCTCATCATATGATGGCAAGGTTACCTGCAAGCGTGATTGTTGACGATCTAATCCAATCAGGAATGATTGGCTTGTTAGAAGCAGCAAGGAACTTTGACGCCACTAAAGGTGCAAGTTTTGAAACATTTGCTGGTATTCGTATCCGTGGAGCAATGTTAGACGAAATTCGTCGTGGTGATTGGGCGCCTCGCTCAGTACATAAAAACAGCAGAATGATAGCAGATGCTATTGCTCAGGTTGAAAAAGAAACAGGTCGAGATGCTCGTGACTCAGATGTTGCAGAGAAGTTACAAGTTGGACTTGACGAATATCACCAAATGCTTAACGATGTGAGTAGTGGGAAAATTATTGGTATCGAAGACCTTGGCGTCACAGAAGATGTTTTAGGTGGTTCCGAAGACGCTGATGATGAGCCATACGGTGAGATTGAGCATGGGGCGTTTCAAGATTCTCTGGCTGCAGCGATTAAAACTTTGCCTGAGAGAGAGGCATTAACTTTATCGTTATACTATGATGAAGAATTAAACCTAAAAGAAATTGGTGCTGTATTAAACGTGAGTGAATCGCGAGTTAGTCAAATACATAGCCAAGCCATGCATAGACTGAAAGGTCGTATGTCATCATGGCAATCATAA
- a CDS encoding chemotaxis protein CheW gives MSKSLFASEKVMEDYLSALLNEDNVSPIAQKQEVAYRQAPVALKEAEVKPPEAKINPVAKLLEEAKQRQIDAEPIIEVQKPKAKVVAEPVIETAVDTQVQSVVEQPPKKIEPPKAYREGDFQALYFEVAGLILAVPLTELGGIHNLQKPNSLFGKPDWFMGVMVHREEKINVVDSAQWVMPEKYDKVLAESLNYKYLIMLGDSQWGLACESLVNTITLQQEDVKWRESSGKRPWLAGMVKEKMCALLNVEQLINLLDQGLGS, from the coding sequence ATGAGTAAAAGTTTGTTTGCAAGTGAAAAGGTGATGGAAGATTACTTATCTGCATTGCTTAATGAAGATAATGTTTCGCCGATTGCACAGAAACAAGAGGTTGCGTATAGACAAGCTCCGGTTGCATTGAAAGAAGCTGAGGTGAAGCCACCTGAAGCTAAAATTAATCCGGTTGCTAAACTATTAGAAGAAGCTAAACAGCGCCAAATAGATGCTGAACCGATAATAGAGGTTCAGAAACCTAAAGCGAAAGTGGTGGCTGAGCCTGTTATTGAAACTGCTGTTGATACTCAAGTACAAAGTGTTGTAGAGCAGCCACCTAAAAAAATTGAACCACCAAAAGCTTATCGAGAAGGTGACTTTCAAGCTTTATATTTTGAGGTGGCGGGTTTGATTCTGGCAGTACCTTTAACTGAATTAGGCGGGATCCATAACCTGCAAAAACCTAATTCATTGTTTGGTAAGCCAGATTGGTTTATGGGCGTAATGGTTCATAGAGAAGAAAAAATAAATGTTGTAGATTCTGCGCAGTGGGTTATGCCAGAAAAATACGACAAGGTATTAGCTGAGTCACTAAACTATAAATATTTAATTATGTTGGGTGACAGTCAGTGGGGATTAGCGTGTGAATCGCTAGTCAATACTATTACTTTGCAACAAGAAGATGTAAAGTGGCGGGAAAGCTCTGGTAAACGCCCTTGGCTTGCCGGTATGGTAAAAGAAAAAATGTGTGCCTTACTAAACGTTGAGCAATTAATAAATTTGCTAGATCAAGGTTTAGGTAGTTAA
- a CDS encoding DUF2802 domain-containing protein: MFDKLLFVSLGLNAISIGLIAFCFVWLKQSRDKYASLQKNLDKVFHSCEKNSLAIDEVRTGAIGMGKTIQQIKASVQVELQNMSDKQAELAMHDPDSKLYNRAAKMVAKGASVEEIMMECEIPRAEAELVIAMRGKVQS; encoded by the coding sequence ATGTTTGATAAACTTTTATTTGTATCTTTAGGTTTAAACGCTATTAGCATTGGTTTAATAGCGTTTTGCTTTGTTTGGTTAAAACAAAGTAGGGATAAATACGCTAGCCTGCAAAAAAATCTTGATAAAGTATTTCATTCCTGTGAAAAAAATTCCCTCGCTATTGACGAAGTCCGAACAGGTGCTATCGGCATGGGCAAAACGATCCAACAAATTAAGGCGAGTGTCCAAGTCGAATTACAAAACATGAGTGATAAGCAAGCTGAATTAGCCATGCATGATCCTGATTCGAAGCTGTATAACCGAGCGGCTAAAATGGTTGCTAAGGGCGCTAGCGTCGAAGAAATAATGATGGAATGTGAAATTCCAAGAGCCGAGGCTGAGTTAGTTATCGCTATGCGTGGAAAAGTGCAAAGTTAA
- a CDS encoding EscU/YscU/HrcU family type III secretion system export apparatus switch protein, translating to MTNKENKAVGLKYNAPNAPEVVAKGFGELADEIVSLAEENGVLVHQDTELADYLARLDVGDAIPREVYIIVAELIAWSYIIQGKKPENWNNIHNKVDDKV from the coding sequence ATGACCAACAAAGAAAATAAAGCGGTAGGATTAAAATACAATGCGCCCAATGCACCGGAAGTCGTTGCTAAAGGTTTTGGTGAACTAGCTGACGAAATAGTATCATTAGCAGAAGAAAATGGCGTGCTCGTCCATCAAGACACTGAATTAGCTGATTATTTAGCTCGATTAGATGTCGGTGATGCGATACCGAGAGAAGTTTATATTATTGTCGCTGAGTTAATTGCTTGGTCATATATAATTCAAGGTAAGAAACCAGAAAATTGGAACAATATACACAACAAAGTGGATGATAAAGTTTAA
- the cheY gene encoding chemotaxis response regulator CheY has translation MNTNMKVLVVDDFSTMRRIIKNLLRDLGFTNVQEADDGATALPMLQNGDFEFVVTDWNMPGMQGIDLLRAIRADERLKHIPVLMVTAEAKKEQIIAAAQAGVNGYIVKPFTAATLKEKLEKVFERLG, from the coding sequence TTGAATACAAATATGAAAGTGCTTGTTGTAGACGACTTCTCTACAATGAGACGCATTATAAAAAACTTGCTTCGCGATCTTGGCTTCACAAATGTTCAGGAAGCTGATGATGGTGCAACGGCATTACCTATGTTGCAAAACGGAGACTTTGAGTTTGTTGTAACCGATTGGAACATGCCTGGTATGCAAGGTATTGATTTGCTTAGAGCGATTCGAGCCGATGAGCGCTTAAAGCATATTCCGGTATTGATGGTGACAGCTGAAGCCAAAAAGGAACAAATTATAGCGGCGGCGCAAGCAGGGGTTAACGGTTATATTGTTAAGCCATTCACTGCAGCTACGCTTAAGGAAAAGCTAGAAAAAGTATTCGAACGCTTAGGTTAG
- a CDS encoding ParA family protein: MVVWTVANQKGGVGKTTSTVTIGGLLAQRGHKVLLVDTDPHASLTYYFGIDSEELDNSVFDIFIQGKELRQEQIFQALCPSTIDNLDILPATMALATLDRRLGSQGGMGLILKNALNLIADEYDYVLIDCPPVLGVLMVNALAACDRILMPVQTEALALKGLDRMIRTLQLMKRSQQKDYRYTIIPTMFDKRTKASLEAYKELKRLYSELVWSSVIPVDTKFRDASLQQLPPSVYAPKSRGVFSYNTLLTYLIQLDG; this comes from the coding sequence GTGGTAGTTTGGACTGTTGCCAATCAAAAAGGAGGCGTGGGTAAAACAACATCGACAGTGACTATAGGTGGTCTTTTAGCACAGAGAGGCCATAAGGTGTTACTTGTTGACACGGATCCGCACGCTTCATTGACTTACTACTTTGGGATAGATTCGGAAGAGCTTGATAATAGTGTTTTCGATATATTTATCCAAGGTAAAGAATTGAGACAGGAGCAGATATTTCAGGCATTGTGTCCGTCTACAATTGATAATTTAGATATACTACCCGCTACTATGGCTTTGGCAACTTTAGATCGACGTTTAGGAAGCCAAGGCGGTATGGGGTTAATACTCAAAAATGCATTAAATTTAATAGCGGATGAGTATGATTATGTGTTAATTGACTGCCCACCAGTACTGGGGGTTTTGATGGTTAATGCATTGGCTGCATGTGATAGAATTTTGATGCCGGTTCAAACAGAAGCGCTAGCATTAAAAGGATTGGACAGAATGATTAGAACGTTGCAGTTAATGAAACGTTCGCAGCAAAAGGATTATCGCTATACCATTATACCAACGATGTTTGATAAGCGGACGAAAGCTTCATTGGAAGCTTATAAAGAACTAAAACGGCTTTATTCAGAATTGGTATGGTCGAGTGTGATACCAGTCGACACTAAATTTAGAGATGCAAGCTTACAACAGTTACCGCCATCGGTATATGCACCTAAATCACGAGGAGTATTTTCGTATAATACTTTGCTGACCTATTTGATACAGCTTGATGGCTAA
- a CDS encoding protein-glutamate methylesterase/protein-glutamine glutaminase, translated as MSIKVLVVDDSSFFRRRVSEIIEQAPELSVIGTAKDGKEAIAQALALKPDVITMDVEMPVLDGISAVREIMAQQPTAILMFSSLTHDGAKATLDALDAGALDFLPKKFEDIARNRNDAVELLQNRIKQLGAHRAYFRRSTPTRTPLKKQASTARVTPSTRGGVSQTTRPSIGGLSSSASRPVVAQRKPVVKKDKKYKIVIIGTSTGGPVALQKILTELPSHFPVPILLIQHMPAAFTPAFANRLNSLCKISVKEAENGDVLRPGTAYLAPGGTQMMIEGRSSSAKLKVMVDESDRLTYKPSVDLTFGSVAKSFGGDVLSMVLTGMGADGREGARLLKDAGATIWAQDEASCVVYGMPQAVTAAGLSEDSIALKDFASRIIAELGL; from the coding sequence ATGTCAATTAAGGTTTTAGTCGTAGACGATTCCAGCTTTTTCCGTAGAAGGGTGTCTGAAATAATTGAACAGGCGCCAGAGCTCAGTGTTATAGGTACGGCGAAAGATGGAAAAGAGGCTATTGCTCAGGCGTTAGCGCTTAAGCCTGATGTTATCACTATGGATGTCGAAATGCCTGTGTTAGATGGGATTTCAGCTGTACGTGAAATTATGGCTCAACAGCCAACTGCAATCTTAATGTTTAGTTCCTTAACTCATGATGGTGCCAAAGCAACATTAGATGCATTAGATGCTGGCGCTTTAGACTTTTTACCAAAAAAATTCGAAGATATTGCTCGTAATCGTAATGATGCGGTAGAGTTATTGCAAAATCGAATTAAGCAGCTTGGTGCACATCGCGCTTACTTTAGACGTTCAACACCTACTCGTACTCCATTAAAAAAACAGGCTAGTACCGCTCGAGTGACTCCTTCGACTCGTGGTGGTGTCTCACAGACTACGCGTCCATCTATTGGTGGGTTGAGTTCAAGCGCGAGCCGGCCTGTTGTGGCACAACGTAAGCCCGTGGTTAAAAAAGATAAAAAGTACAAAATAGTTATTATTGGTACTTCCACAGGCGGGCCTGTTGCATTGCAAAAAATTCTAACTGAATTGCCTAGTCATTTCCCAGTACCGATTTTGTTGATTCAACATATGCCAGCTGCTTTTACCCCAGCGTTTGCTAATCGTCTTAATAGCTTATGTAAAATATCGGTCAAAGAAGCTGAAAATGGCGATGTCTTACGACCAGGAACCGCCTATTTAGCTCCTGGTGGGACTCAGATGATGATTGAGGGGCGTTCCTCATCAGCCAAGCTTAAAGTGATGGTAGATGAAAGTGATAGGCTTACTTACAAACCAAGTGTTGATTTAACGTTTGGTTCAGTAGCTAAATCTTTCGGCGGTGATGTTTTAAGTATGGTACTGACCGGTATGGGTGCAGATGGTAGAGAAGGCGCTCGATTGTTAAAAGATGCAGGTGCAACAATTTGGGCGCAAGATGAAGCGTCGTGTGTAGTATATGGTATGCCGCAAGCAGTGACAGCAGCTGGTTTATCGGAAGACAGCATTGCGTTGAAGGATTTCGCCAGTAGAATTATTGCTGAGCTAGGCCTGTAA
- a CDS encoding chemotaxis protein CheA: protein MAFDADEDILQDFLVEAGEILELLSEQLVELENNPEDADLLNAIFRGFHTVKGGAGFLALTTLVDACHGAENVFDILRNGQRSVTPELMDVILQALDTINEMFALVKAREEPDPADPELLEALHRLSEPEGAESVAAPEPVAAPVEPEPSPIVSNEPEIFDLPGSSVEDGGSIDEITDDEFEALLDELHGSGRGPSVTSSVETTSTSAPTPSAPPSAISMDVGGSDEDITDDEFEALLDELHGKGQFGVAEANVAATPVETSPKPVQAPSSVSSDEITDDEFESLLDELHGKGKGPSVTDVVSDSKPKDKSSQPAKPVEPPKQAPVAPEPTPAAPKPVTSAPAPVKKPEPDKPKMADKKKPAPAAPAQETTVRVDTSRLDQIMNMVGELVLVRNRLVSLANEADERMSKAIANLDVVTGDLQGAVMKTRMQPIKKVFGRFPRVVRDLARSLNKEISLELEGEETDLDKNLVEALADPLVHLVRNSVDHGIEMPDDREAKGKPRCGIVKLSASQEGDHILLTITDDGAGMDAEKLKNIAINKGILDSDAAARLSDNEAYNLIFAPGFSTKQEISDISGRGVGMDVVKTKITQLNGSVNIHSELGTGTRLEIKVPLTLAILPTLMVVVAQQTFALPLAAVSEIINMDLSKTNTVDGQLTMIVREKAIPLFYLEKWLNRLGLPSGDTDGHVVVVQLGTDKQVGFVVDSLIGQEEVVIKPLDALLQGTAGMAGATITSDGGIALIIDIPSLLKHYAKRT, encoded by the coding sequence ATGGCCTTTGATGCAGACGAAGATATATTGCAAGATTTTCTTGTCGAGGCAGGGGAGATACTCGAATTACTTTCTGAACAACTCGTTGAGTTGGAAAACAACCCTGAAGACGCAGATTTATTAAATGCAATATTTCGTGGCTTTCACACTGTAAAAGGTGGAGCAGGCTTTTTAGCATTAACAACTTTGGTTGATGCCTGCCACGGTGCAGAAAATGTGTTCGACATTTTAAGAAATGGTCAACGTTCAGTAACTCCTGAGTTGATGGATGTTATTTTACAAGCGTTAGATACTATTAATGAAATGTTTGCATTAGTTAAGGCTCGTGAAGAACCTGACCCTGCCGATCCTGAGCTACTTGAGGCATTGCATCGATTGTCTGAACCTGAAGGCGCTGAAAGCGTCGCCGCACCTGAGCCTGTCGCCGCTCCAGTAGAACCAGAACCTTCTCCCATTGTTAGTAATGAACCTGAGATTTTCGACCTGCCAGGTAGCAGTGTTGAAGATGGCGGTAGTATAGATGAAATCACAGATGATGAATTTGAAGCCTTGCTTGATGAACTGCATGGTTCAGGGCGTGGTCCCTCAGTTACATCGTCAGTAGAGACAACCTCGACTTCAGCGCCAACGCCAAGCGCACCACCTTCCGCAATATCGATGGACGTTGGTGGTAGTGACGAAGATATTACCGACGATGAGTTTGAAGCCTTACTTGATGAATTGCATGGTAAAGGCCAATTCGGAGTCGCAGAAGCTAATGTTGCAGCCACACCGGTTGAAACAAGTCCTAAACCAGTACAAGCGCCATCGTCTGTTTCAAGTGACGAAATTACGGATGATGAATTTGAAAGCTTACTTGATGAATTACACGGTAAAGGTAAAGGTCCTTCAGTCACTGACGTCGTTTCTGATAGTAAACCAAAAGACAAAAGTAGCCAACCAGCTAAACCTGTAGAACCACCTAAACAGGCTCCAGTAGCTCCTGAGCCTACGCCTGCTGCACCTAAGCCTGTTACAAGTGCACCAGCGCCAGTTAAGAAACCTGAGCCAGATAAGCCTAAAATGGCTGATAAGAAAAAGCCGGCTCCAGCTGCACCAGCGCAAGAAACTACAGTCCGAGTCGATACTTCTCGTTTAGACCAAATCATGAATATGGTGGGTGAGCTAGTTTTGGTTAGGAATCGTTTAGTCAGTTTAGCGAATGAAGCTGATGAACGTATGTCTAAGGCCATAGCGAATTTAGATGTGGTAACCGGTGACTTGCAAGGCGCCGTGATGAAGACCCGAATGCAGCCAATTAAGAAAGTGTTTGGGCGTTTTCCTCGTGTTGTTCGTGATCTTGCACGTTCATTAAATAAAGAAATATCGCTTGAGCTCGAGGGTGAAGAAACCGATTTAGATAAAAACTTAGTTGAAGCATTAGCGGACCCTCTTGTTCACTTGGTTCGTAACTCAGTGGACCATGGCATTGAAATGCCAGATGATCGTGAAGCTAAAGGCAAACCACGCTGCGGTATTGTAAAACTAAGTGCTTCGCAAGAAGGTGATCATATTTTACTGACCATCACAGATGATGGTGCAGGTATGGATGCAGAAAAGCTTAAAAATATCGCCATTAATAAAGGTATTCTAGATAGCGATGCTGCCGCTAGGTTGTCTGACAACGAAGCCTATAATCTAATTTTTGCGCCTGGCTTTTCTACTAAACAAGAAATATCTGACATCTCAGGACGAGGTGTTGGTATGGACGTTGTTAAAACTAAAATCACCCAGCTAAATGGTTCTGTCAATATTCATTCTGAATTGGGTACAGGAACAAGGCTAGAGATTAAAGTCCCTCTAACGTTGGCGATTTTGCCAACCTTAATGGTCGTTGTAGCCCAACAAACTTTCGCTTTACCTTTAGCAGCGGTGAGTGAAATCATCAATATGGATTTATCTAAGACCAATACGGTTGATGGGCAATTAACGATGATCGTTCGCGAAAAGGCGATCCCCTTGTTTTATCTAGAAAAATGGTTAAATCGACTCGGTTTACCTTCTGGTGACACGGATGGGCATGTTGTTGTAGTGCAACTAGGGACAGATAAACAAGTTGGTTTTGTTGTTGATTCATTAATTGGTCAAGAGGAAGTTGTTATTAAGCCTCTTGATGCGTTATTGCAGGGCACAGCCGGTATGGCCGGTGCAACAATTACCAGTGATGGTGGAATTGCTTTAATTATTGATATTCCTAGCTTATTAAAACATTACGCTAAACGTACTTAG